CGCCACGGCAacaaacaaagaagaagttattgaatgcaattAACTTccgttggtagagtaacagcgtgagacggagctgctggacccattcataatgagtcagtcgTCTCTTTTTTAGTACGTCCATCgcacccccctctccccccagctattttaatcagttattgtagAAATCAAAtgaaggagctttcacagagtaacatttaaaaatatatatatatcatggaccagctcctcccgtgtagttctggtctggtttctcacctttcttaggatcatGGAGACCCCCCGAGGTGAGAtcctgcatggagccccagtccgaggtagattgacagtcatgtttagcttcttccattttctaatgattgctccaacagtggacctgtcttcaccaagctgcttggacatgtccctGTAGTCCTGTCCAGCCTTGTAGAGGTGGACAAtttagtctctagtgtctttggacagctctttggtcttggccatgttagtagttggattcttactgattgtagggggggacaggtgtctttatgcagctaacaacctcaaacaggtgcatctaatttaggataataagtgggagtgggagggggggggggggcattttgaaggcagactaacAGGGTTTTGAGGGACAGAATTCttgctgatagacaggtgttcaaatacttatttgcagctgtatcatacaaataaaaagtaaaaaaataatacattgtgaattctggaattttctttttagattatgtctctcacagtggacatgtatGGAGGACCAGGTCtaccatatttaaaaataaatacagaaataaataaatgctcaataaataaataagcatacaattaattgccccaaaaaatacaataaacaaataaatgtaggtagaaattaaattatacagtgagacataaatgtatatatctcttttaattagcttctttatttattcatctttgtaataattaccttatttatttattgtccgttataatcttcaactttatttattaattacttatttttttaaatgtatttatttctgtgtgaTTCGACCGATGCAGTAAAATGCTAACCAATCAATGGGCAGAAGTTGACCCCTTAAGACCAGcccctcctcatttgcataatgagGCAGGAATgcatgaagaaatgtaaaattgacAGGCAGAAATAAATACCAGGGGTGAAAATAAATAGGGTAGAAAATGCAACGGaagaataaaacagacaaaaaatttaaacacagacagaaataaacacatttaaaaaataagtaattaataaataaagttgaagattataacggacaataaataaataaggtaatTATTACAAaggtgaataaataaagaagctaattaaaagagatatatacatttatgtctcactgtataatttaatttctacctacatttatttgtttattgtattttttggggcaattaattatatgcttatttatttattgagcatttatttatttctgtatttatttttaaaaatggtaGACCTGGTCCTCCAtagacatgcacctacgaggacaatttcaagaccctccatgatttctaagtgggagaacttgcaaaatagcagggtgttcaaatacttattttcctcactgtatctATCTAGATACtgttgatagatagatattgtttgttttttcttgaagcTGCATTTTCATATGTCTCTTTGTaattttgcttatttaaagctaatgtaccTGTTCAGACTATttcggcttctctccggtgtgaacatgctggtgagatttaaggccACCGCTCtcagaaaaggttttaccacatagatcacagctgtacggcttctctccagtgtgactgCACTGATGTATTTTAAGGCcactactctgagaaaacactttcccacattgttcacaccagaacggcttttctccagtgtgaatgcgctggtgttctTTAAGGTTACTACTCCGAGAAAACactttcccacattgttcacaccagaacggcttttctccagtgtgaatgcgctggtgttctTTAAGGTTACTACTCCGAGAAAACactttcccacattgttcacaccagaacggcttttctccagtgtgaatgcgctggtggtCTTTAAGGTTATCActccaaaaaaaggttttaccacaaagatcacagctgtacggcttctctccagtgtgaatgcgctggtgacgTTTAAAGCCACTTTTATAAGTAAAGGTTTTGCCACATTGTTCACAtcggtacggtttctctccggtgtgaacacaTCGGTGGACTACTAGCCTATCCCTCCTAGAAAAGGTTTTActacatagatcacagctgtacggcctCTCTCCAGTGTGTCTGCGTTGATGAATTATTAGGATACTCttcagtgtgaaagctgccccacattgatcacagctgtgtagattctctccagtgtgaactctctgatgaatctttaaatatccagatcttgtgaaggatttgtcacagtgttgacagtggtgacattttggtccctctcctcttctctgtttctatagcaacagaaaaacaaagcgagagacagagggagagttagtgaacaaccttcttaaACCCTGGACTTGCTCTCACTCATTTTCACTCTTCATACAATAATTTGACAAAATTAGGTGAAATATGTGTTGGTTTCAGACATGTTATTATGgaagtaaataaataacttcATAACTTAAATAAGTTCCGAAATATTCTACATTTTCCCGTTTCCTCATTTAAATGATTGgcaatttgaaaacaaaatcaattcCCTCTTACCTTCAGATAAAATTGCCATGGTAactttaaaataacacaaacctTTCATACATTCTGGGTATTTTTCATCCTTTAAATCCCATTCAAATCTTATGAAACACATTAAAGTTCTTCTGGTGGCAGACATGTTGCTATGGAAGCCATGGGGTTCTTCTCAGTGTTTCCCCCAGGTTGAGATGTTactggtgggggtgtgtgtgggggcggTGCGTGATGGCTAGGTTTAGTAATAATGGGTCCAGTTTTAAACCAAGTTTAACCAAGGTGAAAACAACGGCTCCACAACATTATCAGatcatttagaaagaaaaactatttacatattaaacaagttagactaaaagatgacataaatacagATGAAAATATTGTGACACTATGCAGCATCTGAATATTTCAGGGTAGTTATTAGTGCTGCACGATATCAGGAAAATATGAGATATGCCTTAACGTTGAATATCAACATAATTATATAAGTTGTGATAAATGAACAGATATATAAATGTTGCCTTAGTTCTGCTGTCTTTGgtatttttctaaaatacaaattgcttgttacattttaaacaaatgacaaaaagagaaagagtaGCCACGATGTGCTTTGTCAATTAAATCAAAACAGTTCAGCAAATAAAATACCCATAATACTTTTCTTCATACAGAAAACGCCTGTTAAATCACAAACTaggaatatctttttttaaagactatttttggtttttttccctttatgaaagagacagtggacagacatgaaagggggggagagatgggggatgaaacgcagcaaagggctgcaggtcggactctaacctgcggccctttgctgcgtttCATCCCCCGCTgttgcaggactcagccaacatggggcgaatgtgcttgcttcttttttcattttttgaagtGCATTAATCCAGGTTTTGGGGTTCCTAACAATAGCCTACAACCAGACTCTAATAACTGATGTTCGGTTAAAACCACTTTCTTCCAGCTGAGACTTTGGGCTAAGGTCGAGCCTTACCTGTTGAGCAATCACTTAGAAAGAGTCATATATCCATTATTACGTGTGGAttagactactgtaactcttTGTGTGATTAGATCAGTCATCCCTCCGTTGGTTAGTTAGTCCAGAACACAGCAGATCCACTTTTAACCCGGGACCAAAAAGCTGGACCACATCCCACCTGTTTTGGCCACGCTCCATTAAAAGCGTATTTCTCTAGATTTTAAATGGGTTGTTGCCTTCTTATTTATCGGAGCTGttccacatcactcctgtcagGGCCCTGAGGTCTTCAATCAGATGCTCAACGATGAGACCAGATCCAGGTTAGgcaataatctctctctctctctctctctctctctctctctctctctctctctctctctctctctctctctctctctctctctctctctctctctgtaccggGGCTAACCCTACACATGGTAGCAGAACACAAGTCtattatggcgtttttccacagCTGTTAACAGCTCGATTCTACTCAACTCAACTCGACTCGTCGCATtatgcgtccgttttccattgcagattgagtaacgcctcagcgtggctggtcaccatagctacgcgtgatgatgtaattttcaacgcgactcacaacagcacgtcggctacttgCCATAGCtagaaggatttttttgtttcagggttaagtttcctggtaacgttagctaacatttgcatgtgttcatattggaaacgacatgcaaaagcccctaatagcccttaaCATTATAAAGTTGAAAAGTTAAGTAGAtaagagagatagagagtagATAACCTGttggtgtctggctagattgtttttttgtttttaaatgtcgcGTTTTTTCTGGACACACTATCttcactcttgtttgctaaaaacacagtgatccgaccaatcagcagtctgcaggttccacgtcaccttttggtatcacctcagctcgctggaacctcgactgaggtagtactaaaaagaGGACGATAAAGGAAAAAGTCTGTTGACATGACAACATTTTGTGCTTGATCCGAAAAATGTATCTCATCTTTGACTCAAACCTGATCCAAACCGAGCCGTGAGCTGGTGATCCATTGCAGCCCGACTACTAGACATGGATGTATATGCATGTTCATTTCACAATGTCGAgagtcatttatataaaaatcctaaaagacattagTGAAAGCGTCTGTgagcattcattaatattgagataaGATTCCTggtctcttcagtctggagtaacctctttccttcactcacccctccttcttcctcttgctccctcgctcctctgagtctccgaggcctccctgacacctttcctcttgcccccccctcctcctcctcctcctcctggtgtctctgcaggtactcggtgatcaggtccaggtccaggtggtcttgcggctcccatgtgttctcctcactggaaaggtgagtgcagacagaagaacatctcctcacactttgttttttaggaaatacattctcactctagctgctagtttggattattccttttatctgttgccatggtgataggttatttgtgggtctgtgtgtgtgtgtgtgtgtgtatatggacCAAAATCACcaattattaatattctagactcctccttactctgagaaccccttccatttcagcagaaactctactcttcccttcaccactctgcggtccaaaaccttctccaccacatactcctcctcttcctccttcactgctacaggctcctcctcctcttcctccttcactgctgcaggctcctcctcctcttcctccttcactgctgcaagctcctcctcctcttcctccttcactgctgcaggctcctcctcctcttcctcctttactgctacaggctcctcctcctcttcctccttcactgctgcaggctcctcctcctcttcctccttcactgctgcaggctcctcctcctcttcctccttcactgctgcaggctcctcctcctcttcctctttcactgctgcaagctgctcctcctcttcctccttcactgctgcaggctcctcctctcctcctcttccctccttcactgctgcaggctcctcctcctcctcttcctccttcactgctgcaggctcctcctcctcttcctccttcactgctgcaggctgctcctcctcttcctccttcactgctgcaggctgctcctcctcttcctcctccttcactgctgcaggctcctcctcctcctcctccttctttcctgctccggtcgccagcttgacgtctgccccaaggggggggggtttcaaatTGAGTAACCGTGGTAACCAATGATTGttcttgattggggttcactacttaactctcagaggagaaaccctggaaagcagaatcacggagtcagtgagtgagagaacgaaccgccgtcctcgtctccaaatctctgtttattacaaattctcccaaacacaaaagcagaaaacagtCGTCAACAACAACGTTCCCCTCgtggaaacatgtttcacttcaatttaagaacccaaacaccattttcttttacTCCCCATTGTTCAGTGGGCAACATCTTCCACACTCAATTCCCAGAAGTAGTCTCGTCCTTCCCAAAATAATATCACCCTTACTGCACCGTTTCAATAATATATCtatctcttctttctacctccaaacTCCTCCGttatactaatgtcatcatggaaatcataaaccctctttggctggaaataaatattcaaacgacttcagagtcaaaacatgagCCATCATACACCTGGGACAATAGTTcacttataatacattcctttactaatactctggacaacttttaggaggaactcccctttaagagttaaacaacattttaa
This region of Etheostoma spectabile isolate EspeVRDwgs_2016 unplaced genomic scaffold, UIUC_Espe_1.0 scaffold00570149, whole genome shotgun sequence genomic DNA includes:
- the LOC116685671 gene encoding zinc finger protein 239-like, whose translation is MAILSEERRGEGPKCHHCQHCDKSFTRSGYLKIHQRVHTGENLHSCDQCGAAFTLKSILIIHQRRHTGERPYSCDLCSKTFSRRDRLVVHRCVHTGEKPYRCEQCGKTFTYKSGFKRHQRIHTGEKPYSCDLCGKTFFWSDNLKDHQRIHTGEKPFWCEQCGKVFSRSSNLKEHQRIHTGEKPFWCEQCGKVFSRSSNLKEHQRIHTGEKPFWCEQCGKVFSQSSGLKIHQCSHTGEKPYSCDLCGKTFSESGGLKSHQHVHTGEKPK